A single window of Salvia splendens isolate huo1 chromosome 6, SspV2, whole genome shotgun sequence DNA harbors:
- the LOC121808300 gene encoding auxin-induced protein PCNT115-like, with amino-acid sequence MGAIVPTVKLGSQGLEVSNQGLGCFGMSASYGQRKPESEMIQVIRHAINSGVTFLDTSDSYGPYTNEILIGKALKGVMREKVQIASKFGVIHKDGGVDVHGEPEYVRASCEASLKRLDVGCIDLYYAHRIDTRVPIEVTMGELKKLVEEGKIKYVGLSEASISTIRRAHAVHPITAVQNEWSLWSRDLEEELVPTCRELGIGIVSYSPLGRGFFSLGPKLVQNMLEGDWRKHFPRFNAKNLETNKVVYEKISEIATRKGCTPSQLALAWVHHQGDDVFPIPGTTKIDNINENIGALSVKLTLEEMTELSALADMVKGDRHVFMENTWMHSNTPPLSSWKMGELKKLVEEAKIKYVGLSEASVSTIRRAHAVHPITAVQNEWSLWSRDLEEELVPTCRELGIGIVPYSPLGRGFFSLGPRLIQNLPEGDLRKLFPRFSAENLETNKVVYEKISEIATSKGCTPSQLALAWVHHQGDDVCPIPGTTKIDNINENIGALSVKLTPEEMTELSALADMVKGDRHVFMENTWMHSNTPPLSSWKVDT; translated from the exons ATGGGGGCGATTGTGCCGACGGTGAAGCTGGGGTCGCAGGGCCTCGAGGTCTCCAACCAAGGCCTCGGCTGCTTCGGCATGTCAGCCAGCTATGGccagcggaagcccgaatccgAGATGATCCAAGTCATCCGCCACGCCATCAACTCCGGCGTCACATTTCTCGACACCTCCGACTCCTATGGCCCCTACACCAACGAAATTCTTATTGGAAAG GCTTTAAAAGGGGTGATGAGGGAGAAAGTGCAAATTGCTTCTAAGTTTGGAGTAATACACAAGGATGGGGGAGTCGATGTACATGGTGAGCCAGAATATGTGAGGGCTTCGTGTGAGGCGAGCTTGAAGCGTCTTGATGTTGGCTGTATTGATCTCTATTACGCTCATAGAATCGACACTCGTGTGCCCATTGAAGTCACT ATGGGAGAGCTTAAGAAACTTGTTGAAGAAGGGAAGATAAAATATGTCGGCCTCTCAGAGGCTTCTATTTCGACAATCAGAAGGGCTCATGCTGTTCACCCAATTACTGCGGTCCAGAATGAATGGTCACTGTGGTCGAGAGATTTGGAAGAAGAATTAGTTCCTACTTGCAG GGAACTTGGCATTGGAATTGTTTCATACAGTCCACTTGGGCGTGGCTTCTTTTCCCTAGGTCCCAAGTTGGTACAGAACATGCTGGAGGGCGACTGGCGTAAG CACTTTCCAAGGTTCAATGCTAAGAATCTTGAAACCAACAAGGTGGTGTATGAAAAGATCAGTGAGATCGCTACGAGGAAAGGCTGCACCCCGTCTCAACTGGCGTTAGCTTGGGTTCATCACCAAGGAGATGATGTGTTCCCTATACCAGGCACCACCAAGATCGATAACATCAATGAGAATATCGGAGCCCTCTCAGTGAAACTAACCCTGGAAGAGATGACTGAGCTCTCGGCTTTGGCTGACATGGTTAAGGGGGATCGACATGTGTTCATGGAGAATACATGGATGCATTCCAACACGCCACCATTGTCATCTTGGAAA ATGGGAGAGCTTAAGAAACTGGTTGAAGAAGCGAAGATAAAATATGTTGGCCTCTCAGAGGCTTCTGTCTCAACAATCAGAAGGGCTCATGCTGTTCACCCAATTACTGCGGTCCAGAACGAATGGTCACTATGGTCGAGAGACTTGGAAGAAGAATTAGTTCCTACTTGCAG GGAACTCGGCATTGGAATTGTTCCATACAGTCCACTTGGGCGTGGCTTCTTTTCCCTAGGTCCCAGGTTGATACAGAACTTGCCAGAGGGCGACTTGCGTAAG CTCTTTCCAAGGTTCAGTGCTGAGAATCTTGAAACCAACAAGGTGGTATATGAGAAGATCAGTGAAATAGCTACGAGTAAAGGCTGCACCCCGTCTCAACTGGCGTTAGCTTGGGTTCATCATCAAGGAGATGATGTGTGCCCTATACCGGGCACTACCAAGATCGACAACATCAATGAGAATATCGGAGCCCTCTCAGTGAAACTAACCCCGGAAGAGATGACTGAGCTCTCGGCTTTGGCTGACATGGTTAAGGGGGATCGGCATGTGTTCATGGAGAATACATGGATGCATTCCAACACGCCTCCGTTGTCATCTTGGAAAGTCGATACATGA